ATGGCCGCATTCAAACCGCGTCGACCCCGTAACAGCGGACCGCTGCCGCGTCCGTTCCGCCGTAACAAGCCGATGGTGACGGAGGCGGCGGTCGACAGCCGGCGCGCGCAGCGCCAGCAGTTCCTGAGAAAGCGCGGCATCTATCTGCTGCCGAATGCCTTCACCACGGCGGCGCTGTTCTGCGGCTTCTTTGCCGTGGTGCAGGCCATGAATGTGCGCTTCGAGGTCGCGGCCATCGCGATCTTCGTGGCAATGGTGCTCGACGGCATGGACGGCCGCGTCGCCCGCATGACGCACACGCAAAGCGCGTTCGGCGAGCAGTTCGACAGCCTGTCGGACATGGTGTCGTTCGGCGTGGCACCGGCGCTCGTGATGTACGAGTGGATACTGAAGGATCTCGGCCGCTGGGGCTGGCTCGCAGCGTTCGTCTACTGTTCGGGTGCGGCATTGCGTCTCGCGCGTTTCAACACGAACATCGGCGTGGTCGACAAGCGTTTCTTCCAGGGCATGCCGAGCCCGGCCGCGGCTGCGCTGATCGCCGGTTTCGTGTGGCTCGCCACGGACAACCGCGTGCCGCTCAAGCTCGTCTGGCTGCCCTGGGTTGCCTTCGTGCTGACCATCTACGCCGGCGTGACGATGGTGTCGAACGCGCCGTTCTATAGCGGCAAGGCGCTCGACGTGCGGCATCGCGTGCCATTCGGCGTGATCCTGCTGGTGGTGGTTGCGTTCGTGCTGGTGTCCTCCGATCCG
This genomic stretch from Paraburkholderia dioscoreae harbors:
- the pssA gene encoding CDP-diacylglycerol--serine O-phosphatidyltransferase; this translates as MAAFKPRRPRNSGPLPRPFRRNKPMVTEAAVDSRRAQRQQFLRKRGIYLLPNAFTTAALFCGFFAVVQAMNVRFEVAAIAIFVAMVLDGMDGRVARMTHTQSAFGEQFDSLSDMVSFGVAPALVMYEWILKDLGRWGWLAAFVYCSGAALRLARFNTNIGVVDKRFFQGMPSPAAAALIAGFVWLATDNRVPLKLVWLPWVAFVLTIYAGVTMVSNAPFYSGKALDVRHRVPFGVILLVVVAFVLVSSDPPLMLFGLFVLYGLSGYVFWGYQALRGRANPARSVARDR